The genomic DNA GTGGATGGCCATCCTAACTTATTTAATCAGCGGTGCTGTGGCTACTTATGCGCTCTATAAAGGTAAAAAAGTAAATAATTGGGCGCTCTATACGTTTGCCATTGTCGGCCTTCTCTCCCATTCAGCCGCGTTACTGTCTGAAATATATACCGCTGGAATGCTGAGCTTTAGCCTTTTAAACGCATTGTCTATTTGTGTGTGGATGGTAGTTGCGGTTGTTTTAGTTTCTAGCAGCTCAAAACCTTTGCAAAACTTGTTTCCTTTTGTCATGCCTTTTGGCGCAGGTCTGTTGTTTTTAGGGATGTTAACGCCACAACCAGAAGCCTTCAAAATTTATAACTCTGGCATGGTGGCGCATATTTTTTTAGCGCTGTTAGCCTACAGTGTCATGGCCGTTGCTACCGTTCAGGCATTACTCGTGAGCTATCAAAACCGCTGCTTACACAACCATCAAATTCGTAATCGTATTTCAGAAATACTGCCGCCATTGCAAACTATGGAGCGTTTAATGTTTGAATGGGTCTTAGTTGGCTTCTTACTGCTCACGCTTGCTGTTGCAACAGGGGCTATATATATAGAGAACTTCTTTGCTCAGCACCTAATCCACAAAACGGTTCTTACGATTATTGCTTGGTGCTTCTTTTTTTATGTACTAATTGCTCATTACTTCTTAGGTGTACGTGGGTTAATCGCCAGTCGGCTGATTTATATCGGCTTTAGTTTCTTAATTATCGGCTTTGTTGGGTCTAAATTCGTTTTAGAGTACCTTTTACAGTGAGATTTCTCCAAAATACTTGACTCAACTGCCACTAAACGATGAAAATCCCCTTTTAATTGTGACAAGGGTCACCACTTTTGAACGAATTACCTTTAGGCTGGCTGTTTACACTGCTTGGCCTACTTATATTATTCTCAGCTTTTTTCTCTAGTTCCGAAACCGGGATGCTGTCGTTAAATCGATTTCGCTTAAAGCATTTAGCTAATGAAGGCCATCGAGGCGCAAAATTAGCTCAACGTTTACTAAAAAAACCAGAAACACTGATCAGTGTCATCTTGATTGGCAACAATCTGGTCAATATTGCAGCCGCATCGTTAGCAACGGTTATCGCGATCAGACTCATGCCTGGCAACCAAGACCTAGCTCTTGCCGCTTCAACTGTTGTACTGACCTTTGTCGTGCTCATATTTGCTGAAGTTACCCCCAAAACATTGGCACAGCGCCATCCAGAACGTATTTCTTTCATCGCCGCTTACCCATTGCGAGTATTTGCGACCCTATTAGCGCCAGCAGTTTGGCTGGTTAACCACATCGTTAAAGCAATTTTCTGGCTAATGCGAGTCGGTCATCGTAAAGCTTCATCAGAATCCATCTCTCCTGAAGAATTAAAAACAATCGTTTATGAGTCGAGCGCGACCCTACCCCAAGATAAACAATCAATGCTGCTAGGCATTCTTGAGCTGGAAAACGTAACCGTAGACGACATTATGGTACCCAGAAACGAAGTTGCCGGTATCGATATGGAAGGCACCGTAGAAGAAATAGCTGACAGCATTCGTCAAACCGAATACACACGATTCCCTTTGTATAAAGGCGATGTCGATAAAGTTATTGGTATTTTACATATTCGCGATGCGGCTGAGTTTTTATACGCAGACAGCCCCTCTAAAGTAATGCTTACAAAGGCTGCAAAAGACCCGTATTTTGTTCCTGAGGGCACACGCCTGCACACTCAGTTGATGAACTTTCAGTCTCAGCAACTGAGAATGGCCTTAGTTGTAGATGAATACGGTGATATTCAAGGGTTAGTCACATTAGAAGATTTACTTGAAGAAATTGTTGGCGAATTTACAACTGATCAAGCCAACAGCAACAAAGAAGTACACCCTCAGCGTGACGGCAGCTACGTGATCGACGGTACCGCTTCTATTCGTGACATCAACAAACTGCTGAATTGGGATTTACCAACCGATGGCCCTAAAACGCTCAATGGATTAATCCTTGAACAAGTTGAAGCCATTCCGGATGCCAATTTGAGTTTGAAAATAGGTAACTATTTAATCGAAATTTTACAAATTAACGATAACGCCGTTATTGCCGCGCGCTTAACTTCTCTCGAACTGGAATAACCACCCCACTGGTACCGCTTTAAATTTGAGCAAATGTGAACTGGCGTCGTTGTCATTTGCTCAAAAACCTGCCTATACTGACTCAAAGACAAAAAGCCTTTTGTACTTATATAACAATAAAAATCAGTAAGGGGATATTATGTTTATGAATCATATCGTGGGGATATTCAGCAACCCCGACAACGAATGGGCTCGTATTCGAGACGAAAAAGTCACCATCAGCCAACACTGCATGACTCACACCTTAGTGCTTGCACTTATTCCTGCCATTTGCGGCTTTATTGGTACAACTCAGGTCGGGTGGACCGTCGGTTCGTCAGATACGGTGTACACACTCACCACCCAAAGTGCGATGGTTTTGTGCATACTCTTTTATGGCGCAATGGTTACTGGCGTAGTGGTTTTAGGTAAATTCATCGACTTTTTATCGGTAACTTATCAAGACAAAACTGAAAACACGCCGCTGCGAGGCATATCACTGGCTACTTACACCAGTACGCCTTTATTTATTTGCGGCTTCGCCGCGCTCTACCCAGTTTTATGGTTAGACTTAATTTTAGCACTCGCTGCAATAGCTTACGCTGTGTACCTTTTATATGAAGGTGTGCCTATTTTAATGAACATTCCTAAAGAGCGCGGCTTTGTTTTTGCGAGCGCTATTATTACCGTTGCGATGGTCATGTTCGTAAGTTTAATGGCACTCACTGTTATAGTATGGGCGTTGGGCGTTGGGCCGGTTTATATAACCCACTAAATTACCTAAAAAGTTACCAAGGCGAGTATTTTGCTGCTCGCCAAGGCCGTTTAACTTGTTACAATGCAGCCAATTCTCATTATTGGCTTTTTTATGTCGTTAAATATCAAAATTGTCCTCATTAAAACATGGCACCCGGGTAACATTGGTGCCGTTGCTCGTGCTATGAAAAACATGGGCTTACACAACCTCACCTTGGTAGACCCGGTTGATTTTCCGAGCGAAGAAGCCACAAGTCGCGCCGGCCAAGCCACCGATATTTTAGAACAAGCCACTGTGGTATCAACACTTAAAGAAGCCATAGATGACTGCACCATGGTAATTGGCACCAGTGCACGCGATAGAACCATAAAGCTACCGTCTTTAAGCGCAGAAAGCTGTGGCCAGCAAGTGGTTGCAGAACAAGTCAAAGGCAATGTAGCCATTGTGTTTGGTCGCGAACGCATGGGATTGCATAATGATGAAATTCAACAATGTCATTTTCAACTGAACATTGACGCAAACCCTGACTATCCAGTTCTCAATTTAAGCCAGGCAGTGCAATTAGTTTGTTATGAAGTATTTAAAGCAGCAAACACAGCTCAAAACGAAGCGCCACAAGAAAGTGAATACCCGCTACATAAAGAGCTAGCTTTGTTTCATGAACATTTAGAGCAGACCATGCACGACATCGGCTTTACCAATGAAAAACACCCAGGGTTGGCGTTTGATCACTTGAAAGCGCTGTATCGAAGGGCTCGCCCCACGCGAAAAGAGCTCAGTATTTTGCGCGGTTTTTTAAATGCCGCACAAAACAGCAAACCCAAAAATTAAAGGGCAATGCCTAACTTTTTATAAATAAAGCCCAGAAGCCATGCCGGTCCAATGAGTAAAAACTGGATATCTTCAAAAAAACTGGGCTTTTTGCCTTCAATTTTATGCCCAATAAATTGACCAATCCAGGCAACCACAAACACAGACAGCGCTACTTTCCACAATGCTAGTGAGAAACTGGCCTCATACCACACGATTAAACCAATACACAGCAGCGTAAATACCACCATTCCTAATGCAATAGAGATAGAAATGCGGCTATAAAATGCCAGCGCGCCTAAACTGAATACAACGGCCAAATTTGCCCATTCCGAAAACGGTAAGTGAACCGACCAAAACAGAGCCAACACAGTCCATGTTATCGCGGGCACACAAAGCCAATGGATGAGTTTATTGCGTTTATTTTGGTGCGATTCACCGTAAGCTTCTAGCCATTGTTCGATTGTGCGGCTCATTTTGACTCCTACTTTAGTCGTAATTTTTTATTATTTTGACGCTCCAGATTAGGGTTTTAGGCCTATATGTCAATAAATGCTTCCATTACTTAATAAAAACACCCCTAATAGGCTTTTTTTTCCTAATTGATAACTTAAGGTCATTAATTAGGCGTTCCTCATTCTTTCCATTTCTCTTAACTTGCCATATTCTTTACACTAAGACATTGATGTCGCTGTAAATAACCTTTGGGTGTATATGTATAAAATAATAATTTTAATCTTCAGCATTTGTTTTTTAAATGTGTCTCACGCTCAGAATTACCTAAACGGTGTTTCCGCCTATGAGCAATTAAATAAAGAATATTATCTAGGTGCTCTGTATACAGCCACCCCTATTCAAGATGCTGAAACACTGCTTGCTGATAGCCGTCCGCAAAAAATGGTGATTCGCGTCACCGCAAAGCGCTGGTCGCCTCATAAGTTCAACCAACTCTGGCGCCAAGATTTAGCTTTAAACAATTCATTCGCAGAGAATTTATCGCTCACCGAAGCCGCCATCGCATTTACTACCTTCCCGCAAGAGAACCTTACCATTGGCGATGAAATTGAAGTGAACTTCACGAGCAAAGCCGGCACAGTTGTGACCCTTAACGGAAGGCAGGTACTGACTTACCCTAATAAAGCCTTGTTCAATGCTATTTTAAATACTTGGATTGGCGAAGTACCT from Reinekea marina includes the following:
- a CDS encoding RNA methyltransferase gives rise to the protein MQPILIIGFFMSLNIKIVLIKTWHPGNIGAVARAMKNMGLHNLTLVDPVDFPSEEATSRAGQATDILEQATVVSTLKEAIDDCTMVIGTSARDRTIKLPSLSAESCGQQVVAEQVKGNVAIVFGRERMGLHNDEIQQCHFQLNIDANPDYPVLNLSQAVQLVCYEVFKAANTAQNEAPQESEYPLHKELALFHEHLEQTMHDIGFTNEKHPGLAFDHLKALYRRARPTRKELSILRGFLNAAQNSKPKN
- a CDS encoding DUF962 domain-containing protein, with the translated sequence MSRTIEQWLEAYGESHQNKRNKLIHWLCVPAITWTVLALFWSVHLPFSEWANLAVVFSLGALAFYSRISISIALGMVVFTLLCIGLIVWYEASFSLALWKVALSVFVVAWIGQFIGHKIEGKKPSFFEDIQFLLIGPAWLLGFIYKKLGIAL
- a CDS encoding HlyC/CorC family transporter; translation: MNELPLGWLFTLLGLLILFSAFFSSSETGMLSLNRFRLKHLANEGHRGAKLAQRLLKKPETLISVILIGNNLVNIAAASLATVIAIRLMPGNQDLALAASTVVLTFVVLIFAEVTPKTLAQRHPERISFIAAYPLRVFATLLAPAVWLVNHIVKAIFWLMRVGHRKASSESISPEELKTIVYESSATLPQDKQSMLLGILELENVTVDDIMVPRNEVAGIDMEGTVEEIADSIRQTEYTRFPLYKGDVDKVIGILHIRDAAEFLYADSPSKVMLTKAAKDPYFVPEGTRLHTQLMNFQSQQLRMALVVDEYGDIQGLVTLEDLLEEIVGEFTTDQANSNKEVHPQRDGSYVIDGTASIRDINKLLNWDLPTDGPKTLNGLILEQVEAIPDANLSLKIGNYLIEILQINDNAVIAARLTSLELE
- a CDS encoding cytochrome C assembly family protein, translating into MLLWMAILTYLISGAVATYALYKGKKVNNWALYTFAIVGLLSHSAALLSEIYTAGMLSFSLLNALSICVWMVVAVVLVSSSSKPLQNLFPFVMPFGAGLLFLGMLTPQPEAFKIYNSGMVAHIFLALLAYSVMAVATVQALLVSYQNRCLHNHQIRNRISEILPPLQTMERLMFEWVLVGFLLLTLAVATGAIYIENFFAQHLIHKTVLTIIAWCFFFYVLIAHYFLGVRGLIASRLIYIGFSFLIIGFVGSKFVLEYLLQ
- a CDS encoding Yip1 family protein; protein product: MFMNHIVGIFSNPDNEWARIRDEKVTISQHCMTHTLVLALIPAICGFIGTTQVGWTVGSSDTVYTLTTQSAMVLCILFYGAMVTGVVVLGKFIDFLSVTYQDKTENTPLRGISLATYTSTPLFICGFAALYPVLWLDLILALAAIAYAVYLLYEGVPILMNIPKERGFVFASAIITVAMVMFVSLMALTVIVWALGVGPVYITH